The nucleotide window CCACGGAACCCGAAATTCATCGGGCCAAAGACCTGTACCGAACGGTGCAGCTTGAAAATACGGCGGTACATGGAAGGGAAGGAGTAAAAGTCGCGGCAGAGCTGCTCGTAGCCCTGCTGCAACTGTTCCACGGTCATGCCGGACGGCCGGAAGGTGACATGCTCCATGTCGTAATCGCGCCAGTCGTTGGATAAAATGCGCCCCTCCTGTTCCAGGCGGCGCCGCACACTGGTGCCGGGATACGGGGTGAGAATCGGGAAGATGGCCGACTCCAAACGAGCCTGTTCGCAGAAGCGCAGGGTCTTCTCGAACACCTCCGGGGTATCGCCGTCGTAACCCAACACGAACGAGCCAAGGATACCGATGCCATGGTCGCGGAAGGCCCGGGCGTCCTCCAGGTATGATTGGGCGCTGTTGGTGGTCTTGCCCATGGCCGAGAGTCGGTCCTGGTCAAGGGATTCGAAACCGATGAACATGCCCAGGCAGCCCGATTCCCCGGCCGCCTTCATCAGTTCCGGATCGCGGGCAAAATCGATGGGAGAATGGGACAGCCATTTCAGGCCCATCCCTTTCATGCCCTGGAACAGCGCCAGCGAATAGCGGCGGTCGGCCACGATGTTGTCGTCCACGAAAAAGGCAAAGGAATTGCGGGCGCGCATCTGCTCCAGTTCGCTCAGAACCAGCTCGATCGGGCGTTTGCGGTATTTGCGGCCGTAGAAGGCGGTCACCGAGCAGAACTCGCAGTCGTGCGGACAGCCGCGGGTGGTCTGGAGGGTATTGGTCAGCAGATATTTCTTGTGGGTATAGATCTCGCGCCGGGCTGCCGGGACCTGGACCATGTCCATCAGTTGGCCTGCCTGATACCGCGGCTTGAGCCGACCCGCCGCCCAATCGGACAGCAGTTGGGGCCAGACCAGCTCCCCCTCACCGACCACCACCGCATCGGCATGCTCCAGGGCCTCGTCCGGCATGGTGCTGACATGGTACCCCCCCATCACCACGGTAGTACCCCGAGCGCGGAAGGCATCGGCGATCTCGTAGGCGCGATTGATCTGGGCGGTCATGGCGGTCAAGGCCACGATATCGGCACCGCAGGAATAATCGAGTTTCTCGAAGCTGTCGTCGCAGAAGTCGAGCTGCCACTCGGGCGGAGTTACGGCGGCGATGGCGGCCAGGGAAAGGGAGGGGAACTTGAAGGAAAGCTCACCCCACAGCCTGCCCTTGGGCCATCCGGGGGAGACGAACAACAGTTTCATAACGCGGAAGACTCCTTGGCAGTGGCGATGGGACGGGTGGAGCAATGCTCGCGCAGGTACTCGGCGGGCTTCATCATGCGCTGGGTCCGCCACAGCACCCGGATGATGTAGGGGATCTGGGCCGGCCGCACCTGGCGGATCCAGTCCATGATGCCCTTATCACCGGCGGTGTTGAGGATCGAGCGGCGCCAGGTTTCGGCGTACAGGTCGAAGAAGCGCTCCGCCCCCAGACGGGGCTCCCACAGCAGATGGTGCATATCGAAATTCGACCATTGCTGACCGGCGGTGCGGCTGCGAACCTGGTCAAAGTATTCCGTGCCCGGCAGCGGGGTCAGGATGGTGAAACCGGCCCGCTGCAGGCTGTACTGTTCTACAAATTGCCATAGCTGCTGAAAATCGGTCTCGTCCCAATCGGGGTCCACCAGAAAATTGCCGTTGATCCCGTATTTGAGGGAGCGCGCAATGCGGACCGCCTCGATGCTGTCCTCAAGACCGGCTTCCTTGTCGAGGTTGTTCAAGCCCTTGTCGCTGGCTGCCTCCAGCCCCAGGAAAATGTCGAAATCCTTGGCCAGCGGGCGCCAGGCCTCCATCAGGTCGGCGCTCTTGCGGATCAGGTCGGTACGGGTCTGCACCAGAATCCAGCGTTTGTAGATGCCGCGCCGTTTCAGGGCCCGGGCCAGCTCCAGGCTGCGGGGGGCGTTGTACCAGAACAGGTCGTCAGCCACGAACACGGCGTCACCGCTAGCGGCAAAATCATCAACCACCGCATCCAGGCTGCGTTCACGGCAGGAACGCCCGTACAACTGCCAGACCGAGCAGAAGGAACAGTGATGGGGACAGCCGCGGGCGGTTTCAATCAGCCAGACCGGCTTGAAGAGCAGGCAATGGTAGCCGGAGCGGTGCCGCTCCACCAGATCGCGGGCCGGCAGCGGTACCAGATCCAGGCTGGTGCGCTGCAGAAGGGGGGGAGTACTGATCCAGCCCTCTGCGGTTCTCAGCCGCAGGGCCGGCACCTGGTCGAGCCGCTGCCCCTTGTCGACCGCGACGGCAAGGGCCGGCACGACCTCTTCGCCGTCATCAACAACAATGGCGTCGATGGCGTCGCATTCCAGAGCAGCAGGATAGGCGGCAGCCGCATGCCCCCCTACCACGATGAATACCTCGGGGCTGGCACGCCGGACCTCGCGGGCGGTTTCGATCACCCGGTCAAACTCCAGGGCGTGCAGACAGCCGATGCCGACCATCCGGGGGCGGGTGCGCCGGACCCAGGTGGCGACTCCGGGGCGGAAGCGCAGATCGGCAAGCGTGACGGTGTGCCCCCCCGAGCGGAGTGCGCTGCCGAGATATTCCATTCCCAGCGGCTCCACGCAAAAGAACGGCCCCAGACCGAAGCGGTCGTTGCCGGGATGGGGACGCAGGAGCAGAATGTTCATGCGCGACACCCGTTCGCGTGGCCGCCCGAAAAACTCACGCCTGCTTTTCCCGGATGTAGGCCGCCATGCTACGGACCGAGGCAAAGACCTTGCTGCCGGTGGCAGCATCCGGCACAACAGTGCCGAACTCCTTTTCCATGGCTACCACCAGCTGAAGCGCGTCGATCGAGTCGAGTCCAAGCCCTTCCCCGAACAGCGGCGCGTCGCTGTCGATCTCTTCGGGAGCCATGCCCTCGATCCGCAGGCTGTCGATAATCATCTGCTTTACTTTCGGAATCAGCTCGTCTG belongs to Geobacter sp. SVR and includes:
- a CDS encoding B12-binding domain-containing radical SAM protein, whose product is MNILLLRPHPGNDRFGLGPFFCVEPLGMEYLGSALRSGGHTVTLADLRFRPGVATWVRRTRPRMVGIGCLHALEFDRVIETAREVRRASPEVFIVVGGHAAAAYPAALECDAIDAIVVDDGEEVVPALAVAVDKGQRLDQVPALRLRTAEGWISTPPLLQRTSLDLVPLPARDLVERHRSGYHCLLFKPVWLIETARGCPHHCSFCSVWQLYGRSCRERSLDAVVDDFAASGDAVFVADDLFWYNAPRSLELARALKRRGIYKRWILVQTRTDLIRKSADLMEAWRPLAKDFDIFLGLEAASDKGLNNLDKEAGLEDSIEAVRIARSLKYGINGNFLVDPDWDETDFQQLWQFVEQYSLQRAGFTILTPLPGTEYFDQVRSRTAGQQWSNFDMHHLLWEPRLGAERFFDLYAETWRRSILNTAGDKGIMDWIRQVRPAQIPYIIRVLWRTQRMMKPAEYLREHCSTRPIATAKESSAL
- a CDS encoding phosphopantetheine-binding protein, which encodes MSDELIPKVKQMIIDSLRIEGMAPEEIDSDAPLFGEGLGLDSIDALQLVVAMEKEFGTVVPDAATGSKVFASVRSMAAYIREKQA
- a CDS encoding B12-binding domain-containing radical SAM protein produces the protein MKLLFVSPGWPKGRLWGELSFKFPSLSLAAIAAVTPPEWQLDFCDDSFEKLDYSCGADIVALTAMTAQINRAYEIADAFRARGTTVVMGGYHVSTMPDEALEHADAVVVGEGELVWPQLLSDWAAGRLKPRYQAGQLMDMVQVPAARREIYTHKKYLLTNTLQTTRGCPHDCEFCSVTAFYGRKYRKRPIELVLSELEQMRARNSFAFFVDDNIVADRRYSLALFQGMKGMGLKWLSHSPIDFARDPELMKAAGESGCLGMFIGFESLDQDRLSAMGKTTNSAQSYLEDARAFRDHGIGILGSFVLGYDGDTPEVFEKTLRFCEQARLESAIFPILTPYPGTSVRRRLEQEGRILSNDWRDYDMEHVTFRPSGMTVEQLQQGYEQLCRDFYSFPSMYRRIFKLHRSVQVFGPMNFGFRGALRRKVPGA